Proteins from a genomic interval of Heteronotia binoei isolate CCM8104 ecotype False Entrance Well chromosome 5, APGP_CSIRO_Hbin_v1, whole genome shotgun sequence:
- the LOC132571378 gene encoding gastrula zinc finger protein XlCGF17.1-like, which yields MEVEFLEEEESPLEEEQKAQAQEHAQEALSHESRVVQEAAVETDESLESLSRGSQHKLSFPSELAASECAASLRQRDEQRTATVDFNTSSKELSGALQQHQRTHTGEKPFECSECGKRFSRSSSLQRHARTHTGEKPFECSECGKRFSQNGNLQQHQRTHTREKPFECSECGKRFIQSGHLQKHQRTHTGEKPFECSECGKRFIQSGHLQQHQRTHTGEKPFECSECGKRFSANGNLQWHQRSHTGEKPLECSECGKRCYHSGHLQQHQRTHTGEKPFECSECGKRFITNSELKRHTRTHTGEKPFECSECGKRFSWSGALRKHQRIHTGEKPFECSECGKRFSQSNHLQRHLRTHRGENAQECGQRFSQSDLHEH from the exons ATGGAGGTGGAGTTCCTTGAGGAGGAAGAGTCTCctttggaggaagagcagaaggCGCAGGCCCAGGAGCATGCCCAAGAGGCCCTCTCACACG aAAGCAGGGTTGTACAAGAGGCTGCAGTGGAGACAGACGAAAGCCTGGAGAGTCTCTCAAGAGGATCCCAACACAAACTTTCTTTCCCGAGTGAGCTGGCTGCCAGTGAGTGTGCTGCATCGTTACGTCAACGGGATGAGCAAAGAACAGCCACGGTGGATTTCAACACCTCTTCTAAGGAACTATCTGGTGC tcttcaacagcatcagagaacccacacaggggagaagccttttgaatgctcagagtgtggaaagagattcagtcggagttcCAGTCTTCAACGGCATgcaagaacacacacaggggagaaaccgtttgaatgctcagaatgtgggaaaagattcagtcagaatggcaatcttcaacagcatcagagaacacacacaagggagaagccttttgaatgctcagaatgtgggaaaagattcattcagagtggccatcttcaaaagcatcagagaacacacacaggggagaagccttttgaatgctcagagtgtggaaagagattcattcagagtggccatcttcaacagcatcagagaacacacacaggggagaagccttttgaatgctcagagtgtggaaagagattcagtgcaaATGGTAATCTTCAATGGCATCAAAGatcccacacaggtgagaaacctttggaatgctcagaatgtggaaagagatgctatcacagtggccatcttcaacagcatcagagaacccacacaggggagaagccttttgaatgctcagagtgtggaaagagattcatcaCAAATAGTGAACTTAAACGGCATACAAGAAcacatacaggggagaaaccgtttgaatgctcagagtgtggaaagagattcagttggagtggggctcttcgaaagcatcagagaatccacacaggggagaaaccttttgaatgctcagagtgtggaaagagattcagtcagagtaaccatcttcaaaggcatctaagaacccacagaggggagaatGCTCAGGAGTGTGGacagagattcagtcaaagtgaCCTTCACGAGCATTAA